The stretch of DNA GCTTTGGAGCACCTCTTCGGGGAACTGGCGCTGATAGGTGGCGACCAGACTATCTAAGCTCTCCAGCGTTTGCTGAAGCAGGTTATTAGCCCAGGCGGTTTGACCGGCCTGATGGGCGCTCAGGGCGATCGCCGTCAAGAGCCGAACCCGCAAGACAGGCCGATGGTCGAGGGGCAGCTGCTGAGCCCACGCCACTGCCTGACCGTATTGCCCCGTGGCCGCGTAGGCAGTAGCGATCCTGACCATGGCAGGGCAAGGTCGATGAAACCCTAGCCCTCTTTGGACCCTTGAGCAAAAAGCAGGCCCAGGCCTTTTGTAATTACCTCCGCAAGCATCGCCACCGCATTGTCAATTATGACTATTATCAACGCGAGCAAATCTGCTCGATTGGCTCAGGGGCGGTTGAATCGGCTATCAAGCAAATCAGCCGCAGAGTCAAAATCTCAGGGGCCCAGTGGAATGAGGACAATGTTCCCCAGGTGCTGGCCCATCGTTGTGCTTATCTCAATGGAGCCATTGGGTTACAAAGGTGACATGCTCCCAGGGCAGGGCGCGATCATCGAAGGATGTGTCTCAGAAAAATCAGTGAGATTTTCTGTAATGTGGGCACTGCCCACCGGCCTGGGGTTGACCTATCAAAGATTCCCCTAAGTAGGGGATGTCGGGTTACCTTCCTCTGGGCATGCTGAAGATACGGTTTGATCAAATCTCTCCTTCCCAGCACACCCATGACTTCTTCGGCGCTGACTCCCACCACCGCTCCTGCCCTGCTCGAGGCCCTGCACTTTGCGGCTACCAAACACAGCGACCAGCGCCGCAAGGACAAAGAGGCCTCCCCCTACATCAACCACCCCATCCGGGTGGCACAGCTGCTGGCCACCGAGGGCGGCGTCACCGACCTGGCGACGTTACAGGCCGCCATTCTCCACGACACGGTCGAAGACACCGAGACCACTCCAGAGGAACTGGAGCAGCTTTTTGGCCCTGAGGTGCGGCGAATAGTGGCCGAAGTCACCGACGACAAGAGCCTGCCCAAGGCGGAGCGCAAACAGCGGCAGGTAGAGCACGCCCCCCACC from Leptolyngbya sp. KIOST-1 encodes:
- a CDS encoding HD domain-containing protein, with the translated sequence MTSSALTPTTAPALLEALHFAATKHSDQRRKDKEASPYINHPIRVAQLLATEGGVTDLATLQAAILHDTVEDTETTPEELEQLFGPEVRRIVAEVTDDKSLPKAERKQRQVEHAPHLSAQAKQLKIADKTANVQNITTSPPDGWSLERKREYLDWADRVVAGCRGCNPALEAVYDEVMAQGREALAAVAL